From Phocoena phocoena chromosome 16, mPhoPho1.1, whole genome shotgun sequence, a single genomic window includes:
- the LOC136136078 gene encoding voltage-dependent calcium channel gamma-like subunit, translating into MTALGVQAQKLLAQRRPRRSFFEPSIRALIILCASLAVGLSSLSICDGHWLLADDRLFGLWHFCTTSNQAELHCLRDLRQAHVPGLASGMAVARSVATLAVVVAIFGLEPLMVSQVSEDAHSWHKWAVGSALFLLASILSFGGLLSFLTLLRNEVTLMGLSLTFWSEYTASFLFFLNAISGLHINSISRTDSVTYPWGLPAKF; encoded by the exons ATGACAGCCCTCGGCGTGCAG GCCCAGAAGCTGCTGGCCCAAAGGAGGCCCCGCCGGTCCTTCTTTGAACCCTCCATCCGGGCCCTCATCATCTTGTGCGCCTCCCTGGCCGTgggcctctcctccctctccatctgCGATGGCCACTGGCTCCTGGCCGACGACCGTCTGTTCGGGCTGTGGCACTTCTGCACCACCTCCAACCAGGCTGAGCTGCACTGCCTCCGAGACCTGAGGCAGGCCCACGTGCCCGGGCTAGCCTCGGGCATGGCTGTGGCCCGCAGCGTGGCCACCTTGGCCGTGGTGGTCGCCATCTTCGGCCTGGAGCCCCTCATGGTGTCCCAGGTGTCCGAGGACGCCCACTCGTGGCACAAGTGGGCCGTGGGCTCCGCCCTCTTCCTCCTCGCGTCCATCCTCTCCTTCGGGGGCCTCCTGAGCTTCCTGACTCTCCTTAGGAACGAGGTCACGCTCATGGGCCTCAGCCTGACGTTCTGGAGCGAATACAcggcctccttcctcttcttcctgaacGCCATCAGCGGCCTCCACATCAACAGTATCAGCCGGACTGACAGCGTCACGTACCCCTGGGGCCTGCCTGCAAAATTTTAG